One window of Plasmodium sp. gorilla clade G2 genome assembly, contig: PADLG01_00_58, whole genome shotgun sequence genomic DNA carries:
- a CDS encoding atypical protein kinase, ABC-1 family,putative, which yields MKNVDKKDERDQSNEQKDKKYEDIDEKYEDIDEKYKDIDEKYEDIDEKYEDINENYEDIDEKFEDIVEQNNDDNNLKTNDVYHDIIEDKEDNECCNNKIEISKDPLNENQSNINNKMNILINNEIIDNEKKTRYK from the coding sequence ATGAAGAATGTCGATAAAAAAGACGAAAGAGACCAATCAAATGAACagaaagataaaaaatatgaagatatagatgaaaaatatgaagacatagatgaaaaatataaagacatagatgaaaaatatgaagacatagatgaaaaatatgaagacaTAAATGAAAACTATGAAGACATAGATGAAAAATTTGAAGATATAgttgaacaaaataatgatgataataatctAAAAACAAACGATGTTTATCATGACATTATAGAAGACAAAGAAGATAATGAatgttgtaataataaaatagaaatatcAAAGGATCCTTTAAATGAAAACCAatctaatataaataataaaatgaatattttaatcAATAACGAAATTatagataatgaaaaaaaaactagATACAAATGA